ATGGATTTTCACTAAATTCTTAGCAATTTTCTACCAgctcaaaaaaaaatggatcACATCACAAAAATATGCATGGAATAAGAAATGTGATATGGCAAACAAGCATTTGAACTGAACAGCTGCATGGATAACTGCGATGGATTATCAAATAGAACTTACCAGATCACTTCCATGATACTGCACAATGTTTGGGTGCGAGAGTTGTCTAAGCATATCTATTTCCTGTCAATACCAAAGTTAATCATGTTGTTGTGTCAATAAACAAGAGATACAAATACCATATTAGTCATGAGACGGCAACCAAGCCAATTAAACAAGACAGCAAGTACCTGATTTAATTGTTTGAGTCGTTCCTTTGAATGTGGATCATCCATAATAACTTGAACCTCCTTAATTGCACAAAATTGCCCATTTTCACTGCATTGTTGAACATTGTAaaattaggattttttttaacgCAACTGAATACGTTAATCTATGTGCACTGCCATATCTCTACTGTGTAATTTTAGCTTGGAGTGCCATACTAATGCATCAACTTTCACATAATAACGCAAAGTTTCCATGACATAAAAAGGGGCAAGGATGTGATACCTGTTAAACCCAAGGTAAACCTGGCCAAATGTACCACTGCCTAGCAATTTCCCTTTTTTCCATTGTGATTGGGACTGTGAGCAAGTAGTGGGAGATGCAGGAAGAGGTGGGCAGGAACTCGGAGATGATGGAAGAGGCGAGCAAGAACTGTGGTTTGGAGGAAGAGGtgagcaagcagcagcagctgggtgAAGAGGTGAGCAAGCGCCAGAAGCTGGATGGAGAGGTGAGCAAGCAGCGGAAGCGGGAGGAAGAGGCGAGCAAGCAGCAGAACCTGGAGGAAGAGGTAAGGGATGAGGTGGGCTCCTCAAACCATCCATCATTCTCACTGGCGACCTCGGGCTAAACCCAAATTCTCTAGAATTTCCATTGCTCATGGCGAATGCATGGCCTTTTGGTACAGGGGATAGGCTCCTCGTTCTTGGAGCAAAGAGATCTTCAGATACCATTCTTCCACGTGAACAACTGGTTTCACTCGTTGAAGGTTCGTCGCTATGCAAATGATGTTCTCTGACACTAGACACAGGAATGTCAAAGAACTTCTGATGGTCCCGTGGCATGCTACAAGACATGACATGCTTGTCTTCATTTAACATTCTATCTGAATCAGATGGCATATTTCTTCCCCTACCAAAAGCAACAGGATCCATTGACCTGGAGATTACAACAAGCAAGCAATAAACATCAGAGAACATATCACCAATAAACATGTCTGGCTACTGAATAATGTACCTATTTAAATAGGCACAATGGAACTATTCCCAAGATGCCATAACCGAGCGcaaaaccaaaataaaaaaataaactaatcCATGTGCATCATATCTTGGAAGGATAAACAAAGAATCAGCAAAACAACTTAAGCTGCACCAAAAAGGATGATAGCTGGCTCTAATTCTGGAATCGGTGAAACATCACAGACGCAGCTGTTTACTCGTTATTCGGAATCGTCAAACTGGATCATCCAGTCCTCAATCTGTATTTACCAGGATTTGTCTAACTGGAACGACCTTAGAAAAGGTCAACTGGTGCAGTTGGTGTGAATCCTCACAGTCCACTCTAACTCCGCACTTGATTCAAAGCCCCTCAAATCCGTCGCACGCTAAATTAGAGTGGAAGATCGTAAACTAAGCGTGCAGATCGACCTATCTAACCACGCAATTCCCCCCAATTCGATCAGGGCACGAGGCAAATTCGACTGCAATTATTGCAGCCCAAATGAGGAAAGGAAATTCCAGCGAGAGCCGGGCCGCAGCGAAATCCGGATATCGAGCCATAAACAGGCGCCAACCATTCCACGGCCGTCCGCTCACCTAAACCCATGGTGATCCTGCGCCTCGTCCGACGACCCAACGGAGCACGCGCTGGAGTCCTCCGCGGAGgaggccacctcctcctcgtagAGGGTCCCGACGAGCTCCGGCGGCTCCGGGTCCGGCGCGGGCACCGGGAGCTTGTACCCTACCAGCCCGTGCCCCGCCGggcaccgcgcgcgcgccgccgccgccgcagccgcgccgGGCGAATCGAGGCTCCGCAGCTTCTCCGGGgcccgcggcgtcggcgacgggAACGGGGAGGGCGAGTCGAGGTCCGCGGACTTGCgcggggaggaggccgcggagaCGGCCCCCGACCCGGGCTTCGCCTTCGACTTGGACCTCGACTTGCGGGGCCACCACGCGGGCATCGCGCCCGGGGGCCAGCAGAGCCCCGCGGCGTCGGCGCTAGTAGACGGGTAGGGTTGGTTCCGCCGCCGAGCTCGAACAGCCGCGGTGGGCGTgcgggaggaagggagggggagggagggtaggggggagaggagaggagaggagaggaggaggaggcgcgccgCGCGAGGAAGGCGCGAGGTAGGAGCCGAAGCCGACGGAGCTTCGCTTTAGGTGAGGGAGACGAATGCTCGGCCTCTACTAGACAAAATGGGGGGGATATTTTcggatttcttttcttttcttttcctccccctctctctctccttttggaaaaaaaaaaaattggtgcGCGGGGGTGCTGGTGGGGAGGGGGAGAGTGTCAGGTACGCCGTACGCGTGTGCCCGCGCGAGTTCCTGCGCGCGACGGCGACCCACCGCGGCGAGTTCT
This portion of the Setaria viridis chromosome 7, Setaria_viridis_v4.0, whole genome shotgun sequence genome encodes:
- the LOC117863774 gene encoding mitogen-activated protein kinase kinase kinase 3 isoform X2, which translates into the protein MPAWWPRKSRSKSKAKPGSGAVSAASSPRKSADLDSPSPFPSPTPRAPEKLRSLDSPGAAAAAAARARCPAGHGLVGYKLPVPAPDPEPPELVGTLYEEEVASSAEDSSACSVGSSDEAQDHHGFRSMDPVAFGRGRNMPSDSDRMLNEDKHVMSCSMPRDHQKFFDIPVSSVREHHLHSDEPSTSETSCSRGRMVSEDLFAPRTRSLSPVPKGHAFAMSNGNSREFGFSPRSPVRMMDGLRSPPHPLPLPPGSAACSPLPPASAACSPLHPASGACSPLHPAAAACSPLPPNHSSCSPLPSSPSSCPPLPASPTTCSQSQSQWKKGKLLGSGTFGQVYLGFNSENGQFCAIKEVQVIMDDPHSKERLKQLNQEIDMLRQLSHPNIVQYHGSDLTDDALSIYLEYVSGGSIHKLLREYGSFKEPVIRNYTGQILAGLAYLHGRNTVHRDIKGANILVGPNGEVKLADFGMAKHISSFVEIRSFKGSPYWMAPEVIMNSKGYSLAVDIWSLGCTIIEMATARPPWHQYEGVAAIFKIANSKDIPEIPDSFSEEGKNFLQLCLKRNPASRASAAQLMDHPFVRDHPAVKAAKSSALSALSSPADGRLTMSNRELPSRKIITPLRDIGLSARDFTGFSTAVPSPHSSPIPGRTNMSMPVSPCSSPLRQFKQSNRSCMPSPPHPMLSPGAGYNTLSYAQNQTRRSPAPAISDPWMDVGQLKLQSPYGSPKRF
- the LOC117863774 gene encoding mitogen-activated protein kinase kinase kinase 3 isoform X1, whose translation is MPAWWPRKSRSKSKAKPGSGAVSAASSPRKSADLDSPSPFPSPTPRAPEKLRSLDSPGAAAAAAARARCPAGHGLVGYKLPVPAPDPEPPELVGTLYEEEVASSAEDSSACSVGSSDEAQDHHGFRSMDPVAFGRGRNMPSDSDRMLNEDKHVMSCSMPRDHQKFFDIPVSSVREHHLHSDEPSTSETSCSRGRMVSEDLFAPRTRSLSPVPKGHAFAMSNGNSREFGFSPRSPVRMMDGLRSPPHPLPLPPGSAACSPLPPASAACSPLHPASGACSPLHPAAAACSPLPPNHSSCSPLPSSPSSCPPLPASPTTCSQSQSQWKKGKLLGSGTFGQVYLGFNSENGQFCAIKEVQVIMDDPHSKERLKQLNQEIDMLRQLSHPNIVQYHGSDLTDDALSIYLEYVSGGSIHKLLREYGSFKEPVIRNYTGQILAGLAYLHGRNTVHRDIKGANILVGPNGEVKLADFGMAKHISSFVEIRSFKGSPYWMAPEVIMNSKGYSLAVDIWSLGCTIIEMATARPPWHQYEGVAAIFKIANSKDIPEIPDSFSEEGKNFLQLCLKRNPASRASAAQLMDHPFVRDHPAVKAAKSSALSALSSPADGRLTMSNRELPSRKIITPLRDIGLSARDFTGFSTAVPSPHSPIPGRTNMSMPVSPCSSPLRQFKQSNRSCMPSPPHPMLSPGAGYNTLSYAQNQTRRSPAPAISDPWMDVGQLKLQSPYGSPKRF